In Amycolatopsis jiangsuensis, the following proteins share a genomic window:
- a CDS encoding TetR/AcrR family transcriptional regulator, whose amino-acid sequence MGRWEPHARERLVRAALELFTEQGYEKTTVVEIAERARLTKSTFFRHFPDKREVLFAGQDVLAQLLSDGVADAPGSATPFEMLAAALEAVAGAFPEERRSFGPRLRAVIGGNPELQERNAQKSARLGAAIEDGLARRGLPEVTAGLAAQLGTFVLGRAYAEWSDPDCAKPFIEIARHELRAVRAAVDTLDTEFVLP is encoded by the coding sequence ATGGGCAGATGGGAACCGCACGCGCGGGAGCGGCTGGTGCGGGCCGCGCTCGAGCTGTTCACCGAGCAGGGCTACGAAAAGACCACGGTGGTGGAGATCGCCGAACGGGCCCGGCTCACGAAGAGCACGTTCTTCCGGCACTTCCCCGACAAGCGCGAGGTGCTTTTCGCCGGTCAGGACGTGCTGGCCCAGCTGCTCTCCGACGGGGTCGCCGACGCACCCGGCTCCGCCACGCCGTTCGAAATGCTCGCCGCCGCGCTGGAGGCAGTCGCCGGGGCCTTCCCCGAGGAACGGCGCTCGTTCGGCCCGCGGCTCCGTGCGGTGATCGGCGGCAATCCGGAGCTGCAGGAGCGCAACGCGCAGAAGTCCGCCCGGCTCGGCGCGGCCATCGAGGACGGGCTGGCCCGGCGCGGGTTGCCGGAGGTCACCGCGGGCCTCGCCGCCCAGCTGGGCACGTTCGTGCTCGGCCGGGCCTACGCCGAGTGGTCGGACCCGGACTGCGCGAAGCCGTTCATCGAGATCGCCCGGCACGAACTGCGTGCGGTGCGGGCCGCGGTGGACACGCTGGACACGGAGTTCGTCCTGCCCTGA
- a CDS encoding cobalamin B12-binding domain-containing protein: MSEEVRAYGGGVVTEPGRSTVIVSSMASDSHTWNLVYLELLVGELGFDVVNLGACVPDELLESETLSRRPEMLVLSSVNGHGYQDGLRVVQRLRSFPELRSLPIVIGGKLGTGGPLSEEQTAELLFAGFDAVFDDQQGAAAFRRFAAALPGAATVSVEGA; this comes from the coding sequence ATGAGTGAGGAGGTCCGCGCGTACGGCGGTGGGGTGGTCACCGAACCCGGCCGTAGCACGGTGATCGTGAGCAGCATGGCCTCCGATTCGCACACGTGGAACCTGGTCTACCTCGAGCTGCTGGTCGGTGAACTCGGCTTCGACGTGGTGAACCTCGGCGCCTGCGTGCCGGATGAACTACTGGAGTCCGAAACCCTCAGTCGCAGGCCGGAAATGCTCGTGCTGAGCAGCGTCAACGGGCATGGCTACCAGGACGGGCTGCGTGTCGTGCAGCGGCTGCGGTCGTTTCCGGAGCTGCGGAGCCTGCCGATCGTCATCGGCGGGAAGCTCGGCACCGGAGGCCCGCTGTCGGAGGAGCAGACCGCGGAACTGCTGTTCGCCGGGTTCGACGCGGTGTTCGACGACCAGCAGGGCGCGGCCGCGTTCCGCCGGTTCGCCGCTGCACTGCCGGGGGCCGCCACGGTGTCCGTGGAGGGGGCGTGA
- a CDS encoding AMP-binding protein: MNDSGSAVHALLDAAVADAPDAPAVRDRVGRWTYAELAAWSHAVETVLARRGVRRGDRVVVQLPTDRALVALFHGTSRRGAVFVPINPAMKRFHFDSVVANADPVLVLRPDEFGPLWTEVEQAHADGERAAATAVEPDDIAVLVYTSGSTAAPKGVIGPHRQVTFASRAIQQVLGYRRDDVVFCRFPMSWDYGLYKVLLATLGRSEIVLADAESDLRLLRRMREVGATVVPIVPSLASMIATLAERDAGPAAPVRLFTNTGAALPDSTISKLREAFPGVRVVRQFGQTECKRITVMPPEQDRDRPGSSGLPLPGTSVHILAADGTALPAGEIGEIVAAGPHVMPGYWRAPELSARAFRRDETTGQLRLHTGDYGRLDEDGYLYFEGRRDDMFKRKGIRMSTVEIEAAAMDIPGVRAAGAIPPSDTRDLALCVESDLPPTTVLKELAKRLEPQKVPALCHVVDEFPLTAHGKNATKELALLVEGVAK, encoded by the coding sequence GTGAACGATTCCGGGTCCGCGGTCCATGCTCTGCTCGACGCGGCGGTGGCCGACGCGCCGGACGCGCCGGCGGTGCGCGATCGCGTGGGCAGGTGGACCTACGCCGAGCTGGCCGCGTGGAGCCACGCGGTGGAGACAGTGCTCGCGCGCCGCGGTGTGCGCCGTGGTGACCGCGTGGTGGTGCAGCTGCCCACGGACCGGGCGCTCGTCGCGCTGTTCCACGGCACCTCGCGCCGGGGCGCGGTGTTCGTGCCGATCAATCCGGCGATGAAGCGGTTCCACTTCGATTCCGTGGTGGCCAACGCGGATCCGGTGCTGGTCCTGCGTCCGGACGAGTTCGGTCCACTCTGGACCGAAGTCGAACAAGCCCACGCGGACGGCGAGCGGGCCGCGGCCACCGCGGTGGAGCCGGACGACATCGCGGTACTGGTCTACACCTCCGGCAGTACCGCCGCTCCCAAGGGCGTGATCGGCCCGCATCGGCAGGTCACCTTCGCTTCGAGGGCGATCCAGCAGGTGCTCGGCTACCGCCGCGACGACGTCGTCTTCTGCCGGTTCCCGATGTCCTGGGACTACGGGCTGTACAAGGTTCTCCTGGCCACGCTGGGGCGCAGTGAGATCGTCCTCGCCGATGCCGAATCCGACCTGCGGCTGCTGCGGCGGATGCGCGAGGTCGGTGCGACCGTGGTGCCGATCGTGCCGTCGCTGGCGAGCATGATCGCCACTCTCGCCGAGCGCGACGCGGGTCCGGCCGCCCCGGTGCGGCTGTTCACCAACACCGGTGCGGCGCTGCCGGATTCGACGATCAGCAAGCTGCGCGAGGCGTTTCCGGGTGTGCGAGTGGTCCGGCAGTTCGGGCAGACCGAGTGCAAACGGATCACCGTGATGCCGCCGGAGCAGGACCGCGACCGTCCCGGTTCGTCCGGTCTGCCGCTGCCTGGCACCTCGGTGCACATCCTGGCCGCGGACGGCACGGCGTTGCCCGCCGGGGAGATCGGCGAGATCGTGGCCGCCGGACCGCATGTGATGCCCGGGTACTGGCGTGCGCCGGAGCTTTCCGCCCGTGCGTTCCGCCGTGACGAAACGACCGGGCAGCTGCGGCTGCACACCGGCGACTACGGCAGGCTCGACGAGGACGGCTACCTCTACTTCGAGGGCCGCCGCGACGACATGTTCAAGCGCAAGGGCATCCGTATGTCCACTGTGGAAATCGAAGCGGCCGCGATGGACATTCCCGGAGTACGCGCGGCCGGCGCGATTCCGCCGAGCGACACCCGGGATCTGGCTCTGTGCGTGGAGAGCGATCTGCCGCCGACGACTGTGCTCAAGGAGCTGGCGAAACGGCTGGAACCGCAGAAGGTGCCCGCGCTGTGCCACGTCGTGGACGAGTTCCCGCTCACCGCGCACGGCAAGAACGCCACGAAGGAACTCGCCCTGCTGGTGGAAGGTGTCGCGAAATGA
- a CDS encoding cytochrome P450 has translation MSTRRTVRAYPFDMHEISVSETYHRLQREEPMSRVQMPFGEQAWLATKYTDVKLVMTDQRFSRELAQGLDQPRMRRQQMGDGIMGMDPPDHARLRRLVSKAFTARRLEAMRDSVRNLVNELLDGMVASGDAADVVEQLARPLPVTVICDLLGVPQEDHKIFREWTQALVSDATAKGDVLDVYGDQLDEYVAGLVAQRREEPTDDLLGALVYARDAGDKLTENELISIAGAGLLTGGVETVSTALPSFLFTLLTQPELLAQLRADPDLMPTAIEELLRYVPINTAAMFARYAREDVRFGDVVVRAGDPVLPALHAANRDPEVFANPDVIDLTRSPNPHVAFGHGPHHCIGAQLARLELQEALKAILARFPDLRLADGREGVKWEFGVIVRGPSLLRIAW, from the coding sequence ATGAGCACGCGCCGGACCGTGCGGGCCTATCCGTTCGACATGCACGAGATCTCCGTTTCCGAAACCTACCACCGGCTGCAGCGCGAGGAGCCGATGAGCCGGGTGCAGATGCCCTTCGGGGAGCAGGCCTGGCTGGCGACGAAGTACACCGACGTCAAGCTGGTGATGACCGACCAGCGGTTCAGCCGGGAGCTGGCGCAGGGCCTCGACCAGCCGCGGATGCGCCGCCAGCAGATGGGTGACGGCATCATGGGCATGGACCCGCCGGACCATGCGCGGCTGCGCCGGCTGGTGTCGAAGGCGTTCACCGCGCGCCGGCTGGAGGCCATGCGCGACAGCGTGCGGAACCTGGTGAACGAGCTGCTCGACGGCATGGTCGCGAGCGGCGACGCGGCGGACGTGGTCGAACAGCTGGCGCGTCCGCTGCCGGTGACCGTGATCTGCGATCTGCTCGGCGTGCCGCAGGAGGACCACAAGATCTTCCGTGAGTGGACGCAGGCGCTGGTCAGCGACGCCACGGCGAAGGGTGACGTGCTCGACGTCTACGGCGATCAGCTGGACGAGTACGTGGCCGGGCTGGTCGCGCAACGCCGTGAGGAGCCGACCGACGACCTGCTGGGCGCGCTCGTGTACGCACGGGACGCCGGGGACAAGCTGACCGAGAACGAGCTGATCTCCATTGCCGGCGCGGGACTGCTCACCGGGGGCGTCGAGACGGTGTCGACAGCGCTGCCGAGTTTCCTGTTCACCTTGCTGACGCAGCCCGAACTGCTGGCTCAGCTGCGAGCCGATCCGGACCTGATGCCGACGGCGATCGAGGAGCTGCTGCGGTACGTGCCGATCAACACCGCTGCGATGTTCGCCCGCTACGCGCGCGAGGATGTGCGGTTCGGCGACGTCGTGGTGCGCGCGGGCGATCCGGTGCTGCCGGCGTTGCACGCGGCCAACCGGGACCCCGAGGTGTTCGCGAATCCGGACGTCATCGACCTGACCCGGAGCCCGAACCCGCACGTCGCTTTCGGGCACGGCCCGCATCACTGCATCGGTGCGCAGCTGGCCCGTCTCGAATTGCAGGAAGCGCTGAAGGCGATTCTCGCGCGCTTCCCGGACCTGCGGCTCGCGGACGGGCGTGAGGGTGTGAAGTGGGAGTTCGGCGTGATCGTGCGCGGCCCGTCGCTGCTGCGTATCGCTTGGTGA
- a CDS encoding methylaspartate mutase, which translates to MNFEAFVARQHAAGRLVVQPRMGFADPGVMRDGLAATKRADATTVGTITLDSYTRVCDTDSVDHALRNGIPLNGYPIVNHPPAVTRRMLDGIEGPDFPVQVRHGSARPADIFRAMIAAGLHATEGGPVSYCLPYSRTPLDEAVRNWEHCCELLVEAGGRPHLETFGGCMLGQLCPPSELVAISVLEALFFYRKGLRSISVSYAQQTNLGQDQEAVAALRRLCAELLPEATWHVVIYAYMGMYPRTPEGAMSLLGNAARLAVSTGSERLIVKTAAEAHRIPTVPENVSALEHAGASATGRLATVESDNQVYREACALVDAVLNSHADLGRAIVVAFKRGLLDVPYCLHPDNAGQARSRLDAEGRLGWSELGSLPLRGVAEHAPGGRITSSTLMSALSYVQHTHDTRALDHPMTAIGGDSR; encoded by the coding sequence GTGAACTTCGAGGCGTTCGTGGCGCGGCAGCACGCGGCCGGCCGGTTGGTCGTGCAGCCGCGCATGGGCTTCGCCGACCCGGGTGTGATGCGGGACGGTCTCGCCGCGACCAAGCGAGCCGACGCCACGACCGTCGGAACCATCACGCTCGACAGCTACACCCGCGTTTGTGACACCGATTCCGTGGATCACGCACTGCGCAACGGCATTCCCCTCAACGGTTACCCGATCGTGAACCACCCGCCCGCGGTCACCCGGCGGATGCTCGACGGCATCGAAGGGCCGGATTTCCCGGTGCAGGTCCGGCACGGTTCGGCACGGCCTGCCGACATCTTCCGCGCGATGATCGCCGCCGGCCTGCACGCCACCGAGGGCGGGCCGGTGTCGTACTGCCTTCCCTACAGCCGCACGCCACTCGACGAGGCCGTCCGCAATTGGGAGCACTGCTGCGAACTGCTGGTGGAAGCCGGTGGGCGTCCGCATCTGGAGACGTTCGGCGGCTGCATGCTGGGCCAGCTGTGCCCGCCGAGTGAGCTGGTCGCGATCAGTGTGCTCGAGGCGTTGTTCTTCTACCGCAAGGGGTTGCGCAGCATCTCGGTGAGCTATGCCCAGCAGACCAACCTGGGACAGGACCAGGAAGCCGTGGCCGCGTTACGCCGGTTGTGCGCGGAGTTGCTGCCCGAGGCGACTTGGCACGTGGTCATCTACGCCTACATGGGCATGTACCCGCGCACGCCCGAGGGTGCGATGTCGTTGCTCGGCAACGCCGCCCGGCTGGCTGTGAGCACCGGGTCGGAGCGGCTGATCGTGAAGACCGCGGCGGAGGCGCACCGGATCCCGACCGTCCCGGAGAACGTGTCGGCGCTCGAACACGCCGGCGCGTCGGCAACCGGCCGACTGGCCACTGTCGAGTCGGACAACCAGGTCTACCGGGAGGCCTGTGCGTTGGTCGACGCGGTCCTGAACAGTCATGCCGACCTCGGCCGCGCGATCGTGGTGGCTTTCAAGCGCGGACTGCTGGACGTGCCGTACTGCCTGCACCCGGACAACGCCGGACAGGCGCGCAGCCGGCTCGACGCCGAGGGCCGGCTCGGCTGGTCCGAACTCGGCTCGCTGCCGTTGCGCGGGGTGGCGGAGCACGCGCCGGGTGGCCGGATCACCTCGTCGACGCTCATGTCGGCGCTGTCGTACGTGCAGCACACCCATGACACCCGGGCATTGGACCATCCGATGACCGCGATTGGAGGGGATTCACGATGA
- a CDS encoding type III PLP-dependent enzyme — translation MSNHDALAERFGTPAYVYDLDVAARSRDQLFGLLPENFALYYALKANPHPDLARELREGGCRAEISSTGELANALTAGFAPEHILYTGPGKTDGELDAAITAGVRLFSVESLTDLRHVGAVADRHGTVARCLLRVNTTQGSASTGIRMMGRPSQFGIDAETLPGSMPAFKAVAGTRVVGAHFFTMSNAQDEDSLLGEYEFVLQSAAQLRQEAGLPLELLDIGGGFSSPYAVVGQRTDYPKLRAGLEQLLDLYLPGWRTGEVELACESGRYLAGSCGTLLAGVVNVKESRGSRFVILDAGINVVGGLSGIGRLLPAAVGIEQAGHEPGHLVGPLCTPGDSLAKAAKLPELAPGDVVTVPNVGAYGVTASLISFLGRPAPTEVVVRGEEIVSVSRLDYQRAYEVSS, via the coding sequence ATGAGCAACCACGACGCGCTGGCCGAGCGGTTCGGCACGCCGGCCTACGTCTACGACCTCGACGTCGCGGCCCGGTCACGGGACCAGCTGTTCGGCCTGCTGCCGGAGAACTTCGCGCTGTACTACGCACTCAAGGCCAACCCGCACCCGGACCTCGCGCGGGAGCTTCGCGAGGGCGGCTGTCGTGCGGAGATCAGTTCCACCGGCGAACTGGCCAACGCGCTGACCGCCGGGTTCGCCCCGGAGCACATCCTCTACACCGGACCGGGCAAAACCGACGGAGAACTGGACGCCGCGATCACCGCGGGCGTGCGGCTGTTCTCGGTGGAGTCGCTGACCGACCTGCGGCACGTCGGCGCCGTCGCGGACCGGCACGGCACCGTCGCGCGCTGCCTGCTGCGGGTGAACACCACGCAGGGCAGTGCCTCGACCGGTATCCGGATGATGGGCAGGCCTTCACAGTTCGGGATCGACGCCGAAACCCTGCCGGGATCGATGCCCGCGTTCAAGGCTGTGGCCGGGACACGGGTGGTCGGTGCGCACTTCTTCACCATGAGCAATGCCCAGGACGAGGACTCGTTGCTCGGCGAGTACGAGTTCGTGTTGCAGTCCGCCGCGCAGCTTCGGCAGGAAGCCGGGCTTCCGTTGGAGCTACTGGACATCGGCGGCGGCTTCTCGTCGCCATACGCGGTTGTCGGGCAGCGGACCGACTATCCGAAGCTGCGCGCCGGACTCGAGCAGCTGCTCGACCTGTACCTGCCGGGCTGGCGTACCGGCGAGGTGGAGCTGGCGTGCGAATCCGGCCGGTACCTCGCCGGCAGCTGCGGCACGCTGCTGGCCGGCGTGGTGAACGTGAAGGAGAGCCGGGGCAGCCGGTTCGTGATCCTCGACGCCGGGATCAACGTGGTCGGCGGGCTTTCCGGGATCGGACGGCTGCTGCCCGCCGCGGTGGGCATCGAGCAGGCCGGCCACGAGCCGGGACACCTCGTCGGTCCACTGTGTACACCAGGCGATTCTCTGGCGAAGGCGGCGAAGCTGCCCGAGCTGGCCCCGGGTGACGTGGTCACGGTGCCGAACGTCGGCGCCTACGGCGTGACCGCGAGCCTGATCAGCTTCCTGGGCCGACCCGCGCCGACCGAGGTGGTGGTGCGTGGTGAGGAGATCGTGTCGGTGTCGCGTTTGGACTACCAGCGCGCGTACGAGGTTTCGTCATGA